A region of the Gemmatimonadota bacterium genome:
CCCCCCCCCCCCCCCCCCCCCCCCCCGCCCCCCCCCCGCGGGCCCGGCCCCGCCTACCCCCCCCCCCCCGGGGGCCGGGCCCCGCGCCCCGCGGATCCGGCCTCTGGTCGCCCGGGACGGGACGTGAACGCCCGGGACCGAAGCGCCGCGACCGAAATGCCGCGCGCATCTGGCAGGTTACAGGAACGGCGGGCGGAGGAGCAAGGAGAAAAACACAGTTTTCCCGTGTGGGCTTGACAGTACGCCGGGATGGTCTTAGACTGGTAATTTCGCAATGCGTTGCGCGGTGCGGGCAGGATACGCCGCGCCGTGACTCGAACCATTACCGGCCATCTCCGGATTCGCCATGCAGACCTTCTTGAAACAGTACCTGGGCGTGTTGCGCACCACGATCGGATCGGGAAACCTCAAGTTCTTCTACCGGTTCTTCATCTTCCTCTTCCTGTTGATCCTGGTCTACACGTTCCTGTTCCACCAGCTCCAGGAAATGGAGGGACGGGAACATTCGTGGTTCACCGGATTCTACTGGACGCTGGTCACGATGACTACGCTTGGTTACGGCGACATCGTCTTTACCACCGACCTGGGCCGTATTTTCTCACTGTGCGTGCTGCTGACGGGCCTGACGACGCTGATCATCGTGCTTCCGGTGGCCTTTGTCGAGTTCATCTACCGGCCCTGGCTCAGCGCCCACTCCATTGCGCGCGCCCCCCGAACCCTGGAACCGAACTTCCAGGACCACGTGGTCATCACCCATCACGACGAGGTGACCAGTTCGCTTGCCGCCCGACTCAAGCAGTATGGGAACGATTATGTATTCATCATTCCCGACCTGGACGAAGCATTGCTCCTCCACGACCTGGGCCTCAACGTCGTGTACGGCGACCTGGACAACTCGGAAACCTACCGGCACGCGAACGTGGACCAGGCGTCGCTCGTCGTGGCCACCGGCAAGGACACGCTGAATACCAGCATCGCCTTCACGATCCGGAACATCAACCGGGAAATCCCCATCCTGGCCACGGCGAATTCCCCCGACTCCGTGGATATCCTCGAACTGGCGGGCTGCACCCACGTGATCCAGCTGGGACAGCAGATGGGGCAGCTCCTCGCCCGGCTCGCCTCGAGCGTGGACTCCATGTCCCACGTACTCGGAAACGTCGAAGACCTGATGGTCGCCGACGCGAGCATCGTGGATACCCCGCTCATCGGCAAGACCCTGCGCGAGACGCGCCTTCGAGAACTGACCGGCGTCACGGTCGTCGGCGTGTGGGAGCGGGGGAGGTTCCACGTGATCGCGCCCGATACGCCACTGACCGAACGGATGATCCTGGTGCTTCTGGGAACGGAAAGCCAGATCACGTCCTACAATGAGCTTTTCGCCATCTACAACGTTTCCGATCCGCCCATCGTCATCATCGGCGGAGGACGCGTGGGACGGTCCGCGGGAGGCACGCTCGTGGAGAGGGGGTTGGACTACCGGATCATCGAGCAGCAGGCCGACCGGATCCGGGATGAAAAGCACTACGTACTGGGCGACGCGGCGGATATCGAGACCATGAAGAAGGCCGGTCTCATGGACGCGCCCACCGTCATCATCACGTCCCATGAAGACGACATGAACATCTACCTCACGATATACTGCCGCAAGCTGCGCCCGGATATCCAGATCATCACCCGGGCGAAAGAGGAACGGAACGTGGAAGCGCTGCACCGGGCGGGGGCCGATTTCGTCATGTCCTACGCTTCCATGGGCGCCAACATCATCCTGAACCTGCTCAAGCGGAACGACATCGTCATGATCACGGAAGGGTTGAACTTCTTCCGGGTCCGGCTCCCCCGCGAACTTGCCGGCAAGACCATCGCCGAGTCACAGGTCTACCAGGAGACGGGATGCTACATCGCGGCTGTTTTCACCGGGAAGGAGAGCATCGTGAGTCCCCCGCCGTCGATGAAGCTGTCCACCGGGTGCGAGATCCTGCTCATCGGGACGATTGAAGCGGAAAACAGGTACCTGGAGCGGTACGGCAAGAGAACTTGATCCGGGAAGGGCTCGCATCGCGCCGGGCGCCGGTCATGCGCAGTATGTTTTAGTTACTTCCGTGAGGACCTCGGCACAGGCTTCGATCGACGCAACGTCCACCCATTCGTCATCCCCGTGAAAATCGCCGCCCGCCGGGCCGTAGATTACCGTCGGGATCGAGCGTTCGCTCAGCAGCGCGGCGTCCATCCATCCCGCACTCCCGGAGACTCGGGGCCTGCGGCCGGACGTTCGCGCGGCGACCGACCTGACCAGTTCAACGATCTCATGACCGGCATCGATCGAGAACGGCCGACGTTCGAAGGTCAGATCGATCATGGCCTGAAAACCCGGATCGGCCCGGCGGCATCCTTCGGCTATGTCTTCCAGCTCGGTTATCACGCTCCGTGCCGTCTCTCCCGGGACCGTGCGCCTTTCCACGCCCAGGCGGCACGTCGCGGGATAGCTTGACATCTCGCGGCCGCCGTCGATGACC
Encoded here:
- a CDS encoding potassium channel protein, producing the protein MQTFLKQYLGVLRTTIGSGNLKFFYRFFIFLFLLILVYTFLFHQLQEMEGREHSWFTGFYWTLVTMTTLGYGDIVFTTDLGRIFSLCVLLTGLTTLIIVLPVAFVEFIYRPWLSAHSIARAPRTLEPNFQDHVVITHHDEVTSSLAARLKQYGNDYVFIIPDLDEALLLHDLGLNVVYGDLDNSETYRHANVDQASLVVATGKDTLNTSIAFTIRNINREIPILATANSPDSVDILELAGCTHVIQLGQQMGQLLARLASSVDSMSHVLGNVEDLMVADASIVDTPLIGKTLRETRLRELTGVTVVGVWERGRFHVIAPDTPLTERMILVLLGTESQITSYNELFAIYNVSDPPIVIIGGGRVGRSAGGTLVERGLDYRIIEQQADRIRDEKHYVLGDAADIETMKKAGLMDAPTVIITSHEDDMNIYLTIYCRKLRPDIQIITRAKEERNVEALHRAGADFVMSYASMGANIILNLLKRNDIVMITEGLNFFRVRLPRELAGKTIAESQVYQETGCYIAAVFTGKESIVSPPPSMKLSTGCEILLIGTIEAENRYLERYGKRT